The Ictalurus punctatus breed USDA103 chromosome 28, Coco_2.0, whole genome shotgun sequence DNA window GCTTACACAGTTAatctgtcaaaaataaaatcatacacagaCTACCACCTCTTCCATAATTAATAATTAGTTAGATTAATCGGTGCATGAGCTTCTATATGCAAAACTGAATTATTGGGGATTATTTAATACCTGTGCATGATTCTGAAGCTGAGCTTCCACTTCTATCAAAAACGATTGGCGATATCCCTCTAGCGtgcttcttctcttttctttccttatCTGAATAGTAAACGGGAGAACAAGCCCCTTCTGTTagagtgtatatatgtatacgtataGAAATGCCTTCTCTAGATGACTTGGGCTCGGATTTCTAGCTCTGCACTTTGTACTGTATTTCTGTCCTTAAAAAAAGGGAACACATCCAGGTAGCAACCTGTAGTGAAAACTTCTGACAACACGTGATTAATGATTTACGTAAGGATGTAAAACATTACAGCAAGATTCTGCTGTCGAGTAAAGACTCGTTTACTTACAAGGACCACCAAAAGGCAAGAAGGAATGTCGAGTGGATGCTTAAAATGGTAAAAAATGACTTCGTAGTATTGGTACAGTCCATTCTGAAGCAATTAACCCCATACATGTGGCACGAGCCATTTGTATAACCGCTGAATATATGGTTTCAAAAGAACCATCTAGATGCTGGTTTAGACTTGAAACACATAGTCTTTCAAAACCCATATTAACATCCATAGTTATGCTATTTTTGGTGCTGTGATTGGTTGAAACGGGGAGGCGTGTCTCCAGAAACATCATGACTCCTCCTCTGTGGGTTTTATCGAGGGTTACGCAGTAATAGCGtcaatacaatatttttttctgacagTAAACCTGGCATCTGCCAGCTCTATTTATGAGCACAGGCGTGTTATCACAATACTCGATGGCATGGGCGGGGAATTAAATGTTGCCTTTACGACATAATTCCAGCAATTCTTAATTATAGCCCATCAACATAATTCAACAGTTAAGATTATGAATACTCACTAATCTAGAAATAGTAATTAAGAcaaacagggggaaaaaaaaataaaaaatcacgaTTACGGTGCAGAAACAATACATTGCAGTTGTGTTTTCCGTGATAGTATCACTCGTGGCATTATATTAAGTTTACCATGCAGTTCTGCTTTAAATGTAGACCAGGTTAAAGTatgaaacatttacatttagtgacAGTCCACTGGAACTACACTACCGTTTGAAAGTTTGGAGAggctcgactgaaatgtttctcatgatcttaaaaacctttgatctgaaggtgtgtgattaaatgtgtgaaatcggtgttgtagacaaaaatataatcgtcatttctttcattagaacaCTAACTTTttacttaaatatattttttaaacagatgactgagtgaaatattcagaaaagcagctGATAAGTGTCCTgtgtaggtgggaactcctataatattgtttaaaaagcatctcagggggattcctcaaaaaatcggttgagaaaatgccaacaatacatttctggaaattctagacaaaaagggAGTCTACTTTGGAGATGCTAAAAcactaaattattttggaatttttttttttatcacaacataattcccaaaGCTCCGTTTGTGTTATTAGTgcgttttgatgactttattattataataaaatgtgtaaaaaataaaaataaagaatgagtgtgtctaaacatttgaccggtagtgtatgtaTTTGGAGATGTTTACACTTGGTATCGTGTTGCTGCAAGTGTGACCGTCTTCAGAAAGGCTCCATTTTGGTAAAATGGCCTTTCCGAAGGACTCTTCGAAGTTTCAGATTGCTTCAGAATGGACTGCAGCCTACAACATCTAAAAGTGCTATTCAAACTGTGTTCTGAATTTTGCATCATCTGAAATGGTTTTGCTCAAATAACCTACGAGAGCATCACCGGTCACACCTGCTGCATTACGGCGGGATGCTTGGCAGAATCTGGGATCGAGCTGCAAGCTGACCACTAGGACTGTAATTAACACTCGATGCTGAGGAAGACAGCTGCTCGCTCACCCGAGGCCTCGGAGCCTGACGCGGAGTGCACCGACTCGCCCTCTGAGAAGGACACCGATTCCGACTGTGAGTCGCTGGCTTCGCTGCGCGTGTCGTAGTCGTTCTGCTCATTCCCTTCCTGCTGGTCGCCGTCCTCCAGCTCGTagtcttcatcctcctcttctccttcttctccctcaacatcctcttcctcctcttcgtcaTCCGGGCCCTTCTCTCCTTCCTCATCCTCATCGTCCAtcacctcctcttcctcaccgTCAGAACGGTTGCCCTCAGAGGAACTGCCCGTCTCCTGCTCGGAAGCGTACTCAGACCGtgcttcttcatcttctttcgAGGAGCGACTGACCCGGCCCACGCTCTCCTCACTCGTCCTTCTCAGCTTCTAAAAAGCACAGGGATGTATTACCGTGTGAATAATGTTTACTGCATTTAGATAACAAGTCAACGCACCACACATAAGAGGCACTATGTTGAATGAGGGGAAGAAAAAGCTTCTTCGTTGTACCAGAACAGTAGTAATAAGCAGTTCCTCCACAAAGCCCTACACTCATTTTATACTCTTCAAAGAACTGCAgggagccatatctccctgcagctcTCACTGACGCTAAGCatggttgagcctggccagtacctggatgggagacctcctggtgAAAACTAaagttgctgctggaagtggtattaatcaggccagcagggggtgctcaccctgtagTCTGTCTGGGGCCTAATGCCCAGTacagtgacggggacactatactgtaaaaacagcactgactttcagatgagacgtcaaactgaggtcctgactctctgtcaTCATTAAAAAtaccaggacacttatcgtaaaagagtaggggtacaaccccggtgtcctggtgaaattcccccactggcccttctctatcgtggccccctaataatccccatctctgaattggtttcatcactctctcctcttacaccactaatagctggtgtgtggtgggtgttctggtgcaatatggctgccatcgcatcatccaggtggatgctacacacaaGTGGTGGCTGTACTATGTACTAATATTACGTAAAGCACTTTGAACGTTTAGAAAAGAGCTACCTAACTGTAACTAAAAAAATGACACTCATCGGTAGAAAAGTACCTACTCTTGAAGCAGGAAAAGCTTCTGAGAAAGGGACTGAATTTTCAACCTAAAACGAGCAGCAAAGTGGTGCTCTATTCAAAATCCTTCATGTGCCTCAACAGTACAGCCTGGACAGTTCAAAAGCAGCCCAATCAGATCTCAAGAAGCATTTGACCTTGTATCTTGTGCTGCCCACTTTGATCTGAGCACCTGAGATGGATATTCATAACAAGTGTGAAGAGGGGTCAAGTCTACTTCAACTGTAAAATctgcctttatatatatatatatattttaatacctAGCCAAAATGCCCCACACACCTCATTCAGCTCTGGCATCAGTGGTTTGATCCTCCTCTGGTGGTCTCTGCTGTGCCCTTTGGACAGATCAGCCCTGGAAGCTCTCCCTCTGCCAGAATGGTTCTTCCTGTCCTCATAGAAGTCACCAGGGTGGTGTCTGCCTCTCAGGCTGGTCACCTTTTTCCCAATGGCTCCACTGGACGATACTGACCTTTTAACCGGCTGCCTGGTGGAGTGGCTTGAAGACCTCAGCCGCTTTGCATCGTGGCTGTCTCCACGTTCGTTCTTTCGCTTGGACCCTTagagataaaaacaaacaaacatctgtgTATGACCAGACTTCACAATTTCCCTCCAGTtagtttttttctcccccattGCTTTTGTGTCCAGCTGTGACTCCCCAAACATTTCACAACCCCGCCTCCCTCTAGACTTGCCCTAAATCACACTACAGCAACATCTGTTTCTCAGTGCAAAAGACACAACTGCACAAAAAACCCTTTAGCTGTTCTAAGCACATTACATTGTTCCCTCTGCTGCTACTCCAAGCAAGTTCATAAACACGGTCACTGACGGCCTATTGCGGATCTATTTTTGTCATACTACTGCTCTAGTTGCTTTTCTTTTCAGCCACTTTCTCCTTTAGACTACAATAATTTTATAGGAAGTAATTCTCAAAAACATATTTCTAATAAACAAGACAAATTAGGGAATTTGTGTGTTGCTTCCCCCCCttccttttgttttcttctatacggccaaaagtatgtggaccttaccatcacacccatgtgatATCCCCCCCAAACTTTTGTTTAAAGCACACAATCATATACGACGTCGTTGTGTGCTATAGCATTACATTTTCCCTTCAATGGAAATTAAGGGCCCCCCGAGTCCAAACCTCTTCAAagagcatgacgatgcccctgtgcacaaagcgagctctgtgaagacatggtttgccaaggatggagtagaagaactcctTCAGAgggccctgacctcaacctttgggatgaactctAATGTGCCCGCCCTCACCTTTGACTATATAGCGTATACACACAAGAATGTGCAAAGATTTCATAATGCGTTTTGCTTTGCAGACACAATTTAAACACTCGATTAGTAGAAGTGATGGCTCCGTGGTTAaagccctgtttacactagcgcacttttgttttaaaacacattacttTTGCTACGGTTACACCTTTCATTTACAATACTCCGGCATTTTTGAGTCTtgaaaacggagacttttggaaacgacGAAGCCcctgttttagtttgaaaactccgggctcgtgtttcagtgtaaacggACCAAAACGCAGACGTTTGAAAACGACGGCATGGCTGCCCACATTCACGCCCTGATTGGGTcctctggatcattgcgtatccttccctgattcgtcaaacCCCTATCGTATGACCGTTATGCTACCTTGACAAACGTATAAACAATAACATGGAGACTGAACTGCAAGCTTTGCTGCCTTTGTTGTCATTTTTAGCAGCCATTTTGCAGttaaattttgtattttataataatactaCACACGTGCAAGAGGCAAGCTCTGATGAGAGCAAATCAGCAACAAATCTCCTTTCAAGCGCCATGAGCCCTACGTGGAACGCCGGTTTTGGGTTAGACCGGGACGAACACTATTACTAGTGACTAGCatccaacttcctgtttacacttgtacaTGCGGCTTCGGTCGTGCGGTGTGGACGGAGatagttttcattttaaaacgaacacgcactagtgtaaacagagCCCAAGCCTTCGGGAAATTCATCGGAATGAAGGttctgagttcaaatcccggCAATGTCAGGTTCCCATGGTTGGGTCCATGATCAAGATCCTCAACCCTCAGCTGTATACTGTCTCAAATCGAAGTCATCTTGGATACAAAAcactgagatatatatatatatatatatatatatatatatatatatatatatatatatatataaaatgtccttctgcacaaaatgtaatataatatttaactgCCACACACACCTTTCTTTTCGTTCAGGCCATGTTCACTCTCAGGGTTGTACAGCTCGTCGTCTTGGTCTGGAGCATCAGTCAAGATATCCTCCAAGACATTGAGTTCTCCATCTAAAAAAATTGGGAGGTTTGATTTTAGGAAATGAGTAGCAACAGCTATTgtgaagatgttttttttttattatttatttttatttatacgcAGGTTAAATGAAACACCTTGAAATGAACAGGACGCGCATCGAATTACTGATGCAGGAATGAATGCTAGTTAGCTATATCACAAAGCTAACACAAGTCAACACTTCATACAGCTATAGAATTAGCTACGCTAACCTGTTAAAatagacataaaaatataaattactattactactactactaataataataataatatttacaacGGCTGTTCAATTGTTATGCTTAATTATCATAATAACGACGCAGTGATTAACACACCTatgcaaaaaaaatccaacGTGAGTGGACAATGGTGTAAGCTAAGCGCCAACatgctaacgttagctagctacattatTTTACCTTTGTCGTCTCGCCTGTCAACGGCCATCTTCAAcggcctttctctctctcttttttaaacagGAGACTTTGAGTCGCCTCGTTTTGTCTCCTCGTCAGTGCCcaatatattttatgttgaCAATACCTCAGTtacagtaaacaaaacaaacataaaaaaaggcATTCGgttcagtgtttgtgttcttcTCTGAGCCCTGGTCTAAAATGGCCGAACACTTCCTCTAGCTCTGCACCGCCGCTGCGcaaagggttgccagattgaagCAAAGGGTTGCCAGGTTATCTGAGTAGACTTTTTTTCTCGTCTCGTTGTCAGCAGTATCGTCTACATTTCTGACATCTTGGGTGTTAGTTCCTCTCTAATTACTGAACTTATATTAAACTACAGCACATGCAATGTATGCAAAGCGCCAAGGGTTGCCAAATTGGATaacgggttgccagattggggtATGTCgtgtatgttaaaaaaaataaccaacaacaaaaaaaattggtgATGGTTTAGCAAAAGGGGTTTAGTGGCTTAgaacgtttgcctcgcacctccgcctccaccctgtgtgcatagAGCTTGcctgtgctttggggatttcttccaggtactctggtttcctcctgtCACGaattccctgggacaggctccaggtacCCCGAGAACCCCATGTGTAGGAAATGTGGTATGGAAATTGGGGATATCCCAAAGCatcagtgaggtcaggcactcaTGTTGGGGTAGGAggcagtcagcgttccagttcatcccaaaccttggcaaaccatgtcttcatcgagcttgctttgtgcacagggtctggaacaggtttgggcctcttggaAATGATAAttctacaacatacaaagacattctatacattCTATACAAATTTGCttccaaatatatatacattgagTGATTTGTAATGAGTTATTAATCAAgatttatcttttaaaatatcaaatgatTTGAATGGCTTCTTCAAGCTTATGAGATTTACTATTCTTAGTTAAAGCATTTGCCTTACTTTTCATCTTCAATCACTAGAGAATAATGAAGAATATTCTCATTGTTCTCTTACTGAGAGAAAGTATATCTAATCAGTATGTTTTGGGAAAAGGTTCCTGGTCAGAGATAGAGCTCAACCAAATCCAACCTTGAAGGagctgtgtatctgtgtgtgcaCTCTGTTGTCACAGGACGTTCGGAGGTGAACTGATCATCTGACGAGACAACTGGAGTCTAAAAACTCAGACTGATGACCTCAACGGTTCACGGTGTGCCTAAACCAGGATGCGACTGACGTCCAGATAATCGATGGAGATATTCCATCTGACACACAACCATATGTGGAAATTTTCTAAATTCATCTATGCcttagccaatcagaaacattcAACCTGCCGTAATGACTAGCTTAGTGATTGTGTGAAAGTATAATTGTTGATGTAATAAGTGTGTACGCAGAGTGGCCTACGAACTCCTTGCTGAGTGTTGAAGCTGACTTCTGCTGATGAAACTGCAAACTATTCTTCAGTACAATTTTCTTCAGTTGATTGCATCTCTTGACTCCTGGTCTTCATTCATCATATCTGGACTCATATCATATTCAGACTCAGGTTTAGAGTAGGTGTCAGACTCAGAAGTTAGGGGTACGTTTCAGGCACGACTCAAGAGGTAGCATCTCTGAGCTGTATCAGGCACTTACCACTGGATGGAGACATGGGAATAGTGGGGATAGGCCAgcagtagctcagtggttaagatgttggactactgatcagaaggttttgagttgccactgctgggcccttgagcaaggccctcaatcCTTAACTGCTTagttgtaagtcactctggataagagcatctgccaaatgccgtaaatgtaagaTTATATGTAATCTCACAGTTCGGGAAGGCTGCGCGAATACACAACGCAAAAGTACGACGCGATGACGCCTTTTAATCGAAACAATAGATCTCTACGGAACTATTCACACCGGGCGCGATCAGCAAGTAACttgcagttttatgtttcaaacagagctGGCAATAAAGAGGCAAGTAATGTtaagtactgcagctttaaagttacatgtaatgttttggaaattctatTGTACTCCTCTTCTGATCTATGTATTGCAGCAAGGAGATCCCATGCTTTGTAAGATCTTTGAGAACCATAGCTTCAGCAGTTGGATGAAAGCAAGAAGATGTCAAGAATGGCTGAACTTTATTTgtggttaatcagaatcattttGTTGATGACAGGTGTACGATAATTACACTGTCTATAATGATACTCCATTATAAAATGGTTTGTCATGATTTgatatgatttatcttggtttcattttggtTTCACGTCACAAAACCCTGCAATTTtatcaggggtgtgtagacaTTTTACATACACTGTATAATGTGTGAGAATGACTGTTGGGATGAATACTGGAAGGAAAAAAGAGGGAAGATAAATTTGTTGTATCAGAAATTAAgctaaaaaaatctttattttaatctttaatttaaaaaaacaaacaaactacacTATACATGATATAGAAAAACATCCATGGTTAGTTGATTTGTTCTGAATAGTGTTGGAATAATTTAAAAGTTATCCTGgatatgtacatgtacatgtatcaCAGAGTGTTTTAGTCCAAAAAGATATGTACAAATATCACagtaattattaatacattaatatgcACATGCTTCACTCTTTCTTGCTCTTTGTTGCGGTCTTTCTGGAACATTTGCGAAAGAAGCAACTGCACGTTTTCACCAAGATGAACACGGCCAGTGTTATTATAGAGAGCAAAAAGGCTGCTACATCCAAGCAGTGGTACTGATACCATGTGAGGTTATGAGCTTCAACTCTcaggtgcttggcccccttatTGCGCATCACAAACTCAATCCAGAAGACGGCCTGGTCTAGTGGCTTCATTGGTTGATCATGGTGGATTCGGGATAGCCTCATCATGCTCTCCTTGTAGctgtgaaaagaaacaaaatggaaaTCAAAAGTTTGTGTCATGTTGTGACACTTAATCTCCGTTCACACATGGCATTAACATGCGTCCTGGATGACTGGCTCACAAGTGGACAGCCGAGATGCATAGCTGTTCACACCTGGCATGATGTATGCATCCCCAGCAACCACTTGATTGGATTTCACACGTTTCTACGTTTCATATGCACCCTTAAAGTGATCTGAATCTTAAAGAGGCAAGTCATATTGTAATCACAATATCAACTCACGATGGATTGTTAATGACATCATCGACAGCCTGCTTCAAGTCGTTAGTCTCTATTTTGTTGAAGTCAAGCATAACAGCAGCTCCTTTGGTTTTCATGTGATTTACATTGTCAGGCTGATCCGCAAACAGCGGCAGGCCCACCATGGGAACTCCATGATAAATCGCTTCATATATTCCATTAAGCCCACCATGGGTGATGAAGGCCTTGGTTTTAGGATGTCCTGTAGATACAAATGATTAATGTATTACTTCAACAGAATGTGAAAGCATAGCTACACTGAAGATGTTCCTTACCTAGTAAATCATTCTGGGGAATCCAGTCATAGAGTCTAGTATTAGAAGCAAGAGCTTCTGGTTTCTCGCCTGTGTATCGCCACAAGACCTGAAATTACACACAGGATAAAGATCTGAGAAACTTAAGAGTGATCTTATCCTGGTCTAGGTCAACACCTACTGgaaatttagagtagccaatctgCCTATTGACATTTTTATGGGacgtggaaggaaaccagagaacccagaggaaccccaGGAGCTGTGACAGACtctaattatatttattttgtccaAATGATTTTCACTTAACGAATCAATGAAACAGTGATGTAAGTGCCTCCTGACGCTGAAAATCCttcataaattaaattgtgGATTATGTATCAAGATGTGCATTATTAATTGTGTAAACTCAGACCTTTTGGGGAATCTGGCCGAGCGCTGAAGCGATGGTGTTCGCTTTCTCTTTGGTGAGGTTTTTTACTACGGAACCCATTGAAAACACTACAATACCGTCATCTCCCGAGCTCTGCACGAAGTCCTCCATGTCctataaaaaacaaactgaaaaataattaatgagcCAGATGGCAGTGACTACACTGGTAGACTTGCACTAttgaactttttctttttttgtcattcattttcaattcaTTGATCAGTTTGAatttactgtacagtataatCAAGTGTGATTTTCTTTGACAATATTCTGAGGTGATATGGGCTTCATAAAACTGCAGTAAACAATTTGTGTGCTAGATGtttttatggggaaaaaaaggctaGCACAAAGACAACGAACTCTTGACTTTTTACCCACAGTACAGTAACTGCACACCAGTGGTGTAATAAAGGTTTTGTAATCACTCAAAGATCTGAAGTAAAGGTTAATGAATTACACCTTTGTATGAGTATGACTCAGGATTTCAATGCTGTGTTAATCTCCTATTACAAAGGAATATGATGGCTACAAAAATAGAATAGTGTCAGACACGAGAATGAACTTACTTTTGGTAGAGGTTTTGCAGGCTTGCAATGTAAGCCACCCACAAATTTGAAGTTTGGGAGGAGTGGCCGTGGATATTCAAAGTCCCAATACATGCGGATTAACCAGATGTCAGCTTTGCCAATAGTTTCACATATTGTTGTGGGTTTACCTGTGAAGTAGAGGAGGAAATATGGCATATTTTGTATCAGATTAGAGTCCAATGTTTGTTTAATCTCATTCCTCTTTATAGTATAAGCAATTTTTGGAGTTGTATTTTGCTATACAGTTCAGAGCACAGAGAGTGTATATAATTGAGAACAATCTTGTTGAGcagttaaaaattaaaaatgttacaGTGCTACGTCATACCGGTTATTTTGGTGAGTTGTTTATCAAAGATTAACATTTTGTGAAGTATGATCATTATCGTGTGTCCGATGTATAATAGCATTTTCTCTAAACGCCCTGTAAAGTGCCCCTGAGTAGCAACTGCAggtttgcacttatatagcgctttttaaccttagaggttcttcaaagcactttacattggttctcattcacacattcacacacacattcacacacacagacactcacacaccaatggtagcagagctacaTAATTATACCTCTTATGTAATGACCTTAGATACACTGTGGGGCCTTGGACAAAAGTCATTATTGTCTTGCGGTAGATCATTAACACAGAGCCTGTTCAGGATGACTGTTGGAAAAGTTTTATAAGAGGTAGTAAAATCACCTGAATATTTCTATCACAACGAGTCAACATCTTCAAAGCTCATTCATGAATCGtcactttatcctggttggGGTCATGGTGGGCCAGAAACAAATCCCAATAAGGCAGGAGCTCTCACCTAAAGGATATGCCAGTTCATTGCATGCACACATATAcgttcacacattcattcatacctaaaggcaatttagcatagcaaGTCTGCCTACATACACATTTTTGGACAGTGGAAGGAAACAGAAagacctggaggaaacccacgcaaacacacagagaacacgCGAAATTCTGCACAGACAGAAAACCAGATTAAGATTGAACCAGAGGACCTTGATCTGTGAGGAGACAATGCTACCCAGGGTTCGACTGTACCGCTCCAGAGCTTGTGTTTTGGATAATTAGCACTGTCAGACACAAGAAATAGACTTGAGGTGATTGGCTTAAATGTTGAACATTACTGTAAGCAAGTAAATTGTACTATTTCAGCAATACGCTTGCTGCATTCTTTTCTGATGCGATATAGTGGTTACACGTAGTCTTATGCTGAGGACAAGAACTAAACTgagaggttttatttttttcacagtgatCTTCTTTTCTAAACCTGCAGCCTAAATGAAATCACAAATGAGGGATTATCATTTACCCATGACTTCTGTAAAGAGGTGATCCCATTTCAACTTGAACATTAGATTAAACATCATATCTTGAAAGacaataaacaatatatttttcattctCTGTGGGAAATCCATGTGATCCGTGTAGCCCATGCCAACAGCTGGCACATATGATGGTGGTGTCGGCAGCTGACCACAGAATCGCTCAATTAAACTCCCAAAACTGATCCTCACACTGTTGATGAACGGCAGGTTGAGCTTCTGTGCTAACAGTTCCCCACATATAGTCACAGGATCTGTCAGAAGAACATCAAACTTTTCCTTTCTCCACTTCTCCAGCAGATCTTCACGTGCAAAAAGCGCTCTGCATAGTACTTGATTCTGCTCGAATATATTGTCAATAATTTCAGAGAGCTTCAGAAAAGCCTGGATGGTGTTGGTATTTGGCAGGTCATACATCCAATAGTTTAAAAGCCTGTCAAAGTTGTCAATAATGTCCTTCTTGCTGTGAGGCACCTGTATGATCTCCACATTGTAGCCCGGAGACTGCTCTGTCATTACAGATGGTGTAGCACTGTG harbors:
- the LOC108259977 gene encoding UDP-glucuronosyltransferase 2C1 isoform X1; its protein translation is MWRFAGFVLWLIPCVSYKADHPAIMSARGRAALCLLFLLSLNQTLLCVTAGKILVWPSEFSHWLNMKIIIDELITRGHSVTIVTHSATPSVMTEQSPGYNVEIIQVPHSKKDIIDNFDRLLNYWMYDLPNTNTIQAFLKLSEIIDNIFEQNQVLCRALFAREDLLEKWRKEKFDVLLTDPVTICGELLAQKLNLPFINSVRISFGSLIERFCGQLPTPPSYVPAVGMGYTDHMDFPQRMKNILFIVFQDMMFNLMFKLKWDHLFTEVMGKPTTICETIGKADIWLIRMYWDFEYPRPLLPNFKFVGGLHCKPAKPLPKDMEDFVQSSGDDGIVVFSMGSVVKNLTKEKANTIASALGQIPQKVLWRYTGEKPEALASNTRLYDWIPQNDLLGHPKTKAFITHGGLNGIYEAIYHGVPMVGLPLFADQPDNVNHMKTKGAAVMLDFNKIETNDLKQAVDDVINNPSYKESMMRLSRIHHDQPMKPLDQAVFWIEFVMRNKGAKHLRVEAHNLTWYQYHCLDVAAFLLSIITLAVFILVKTCSCFFRKCSRKTATKSKKE
- the LOC108259977 gene encoding UDP-glucuronosyltransferase 2A1 isoform X2 codes for the protein MLLYIGHTIMIILHKMLIFDKQLTKITGKPTTICETIGKADIWLIRMYWDFEYPRPLLPNFKFVGGLHCKPAKPLPKDMEDFVQSSGDDGIVVFSMGSVVKNLTKEKANTIASALGQIPQKVLWRYTGEKPEALASNTRLYDWIPQNDLLGHPKTKAFITHGGLNGIYEAIYHGVPMVGLPLFADQPDNVNHMKTKGAAVMLDFNKIETNDLKQAVDDVINNPSYKESMMRLSRIHHDQPMKPLDQAVFWIEFVMRNKGAKHLRVEAHNLTWYQYHCLDVAAFLLSIITLAVFILVKTCSCFFRKCSRKTATKSKKE
- the LOC108259977 gene encoding UDP-glucuronosyltransferase 2A1 isoform X3; the encoded protein is MYWDFEYPRPLLPNFKFVGGLHCKPAKPLPKDMEDFVQSSGDDGIVVFSMGSVVKNLTKEKANTIASALGQIPQKVLWRYTGEKPEALASNTRLYDWIPQNDLLGHPKTKAFITHGGLNGIYEAIYHGVPMVGLPLFADQPDNVNHMKTKGAAVMLDFNKIETNDLKQAVDDVINNPSYKESMMRLSRIHHDQPMKPLDQAVFWIEFVMRNKGAKHLRVEAHNLTWYQYHCLDVAAFLLSIITLAVFILVKTCSCFFRKCSRKTATKSKKE